GTTGTAAAATTGTATTACTTTGTCATACTAAAGTTTGACACGAACTAAAGCGCGACAAAATGTAAGTTTCCCTCTCCCCAAATTACAAAAATTGTGGATAAAGTGGCTAGGGGGTGGGCAATCATAAAAAACACCCTACTTTATACCACACTCATCTATTTTCTAGCCCTTTTAGCATTTGCAAAAATGCGTCTTTAAACGCCTGCAAGCCATTTGATAAAAGTGCATTTTGGATTTGGCTTAGAGTTTTTCCACCTAGATTTAGTTTTGCGATAGATTCTAGGGCTTTTTTTCCCTGTTCTCCCACTTGCTTACTACCTTGCCCACTCCCTTGCTCGCTCTGCCACCTAAAAATCCTCTCAACACCATTTGCGCTATTAGCCCGCTCCCAAAATGCCTCAATAGTAGCCAAAGGCGCGGTATTCACACAATGAGGTGCTACAAGGTTGGTAATATAATAATCCTTAGGCAGCCCCTCTAGCTTTGCACCTGTGGAGGCAAATAGCGTGCGGATATGTGGATTTGCCACCTGTTCTATCTCATCATAGCACGCAAAAGCATTTAGCGCGCCAAGTGCTGGACAAGGTGCGAAATCCGCACTAGACTTTGCGCTAGATTCCCCAGAATCTAGCAAATGCGCAAAAGAATCCACAAAGCAAGATTTTATGAGATGCGCTTGCGAGCTTGTATCTACCACACTATCAAATCGCGAAACAAACACGCTTATCACTCCTCTAGCTTCATCGCGTAGATTCTCATTTAGCACGGTAGCGCATTGCCTAGCTTGCTCTTGGCTAAAAATCAGCGTAGCATTTATGTGGATTCCTGCTTTTGCTAGCTCACCCATTATGGCATATCCCGCTTGTGTGGCAGGGACCTTTATCATCACATTTTCTTTGCCTATACTCTCATATAGTCGCCTCCCCTCGCTCACGCTCGCACTCACATCATCACATAGCATAGGGTCTATCTCTATGCTTATAAACCCACAATCCTTATTCGCCCGATACAAAGGCTCTAGCTTATCTGCTGCTAGGGCAATATCTGCGATAGCTAGCTTCTCGTATTTCTCTTTGGCATTTTTGCCCTTTAGCTTTTCTAAATCATCTTTATACGCCCCAGAAGTGCCAATCGCACTAGCAAAAATGCTAGGATTGCTCGTAGCTCCTACAAACTTGCCCTGCTCCAAAAGCCTGCCAAACTCACACTCCAAAAACTCCCTCTCCACAAAATCACACCATAGACTAAAATCTTTTAGCTCTTTGCTACTCATTTGGATTCTCCTTATGTTTGTCTGTTTTGATTTTGCTTGTTTTGCTCGTTTAAGTATCTTTGTAAAGATTTTGTAAGAATATTTTGCTAAAATCGCGCAAGTATTTTAGCAAAATATTGCTAAATTCTTTTATCCCACAAAAAGACTTTTTATGCAAAGGACTTTTATGCGTTTTGTTGCGTTTATTCCCTCTTTGATTTCGCGCTGTGATTATTTTTGCTTTTTGCGTGCTTACTTTTTTCACACTTCATTTTTTTGTGTGTGCGTTGCACTTTTGGCATTTGGCTTTGCCCCACTTCAAGCCCAAACCACCCCCAAAAACACACTGCAAGGCACTTCGCCAAATGCAATACCAAACCAACTACATTCTACGCAAAATCAAAATCCGCTTCAAAATCCATTTAGAGATTCTACCTATATCGATTCTAGCACGCTTGATTCCTACTCTACTTTCACTCATCGCTACAACACTCGCTTTGACTCACAGCACAATGTCAATATAAGCGCGTTTGGTGGACAAGTAAGGGTAAGCGATAGTGGCAACTCCGTAACGCAAAACTACGGTGGGGCGACATTTAGCTATGATGGCTTAGTAGAGCGATATGGCGTAGGTGGTTTTGCAAGCTATGTGTTTAATGATTTTGCACTCACTGCGAGCAACACAAAAGCACACACACTCATTCTAGGCGCATATACAGATAATTTCATCGATGCACACCATTTGCAAGCTAGATTTGCCCAGAGTTTTAATTTTTTGGAATCTAGCAGACTTGATAAAGCTATCTCTTCAAGCACGACAAATTTTAATGCCTCTTATGGCTTTGTTTTTTCGCTAGGCAAAGGTAGCTTTATCGAGCCTTATGGAAAGTTTAGCATTGCTAGTTTGTTTGCGATTGAAAAGCAGGGTGAGAGTTTGCCAAATTATTCCTTGCACTCACATATCGAGCTAGGTGCGCACTTTCGGCAGTATTTGGGCAATGATAGGGTATATTTTTTCATCACGCCTAGATTTCGGCAAACTATCGGTGCAGAAAACAACGACCCGCTTTTGCGCGTAGCAAATGTCGATGAATACGGCGAAATAGAAATAATGATGCACGATGCAAAATACCGTAGTTTTGGGCTACTTTTAGTTGGGGTAGATTTTAGGCTAAACAGAAGCGTGAAGCTATCTGTGGTGGCAAATGGCAAAATAACGCAAAATCTTTATTCCTATGGTGGCGCATTAAAGCTAAATATTGCCTTTTAGAGAATTTATTTTAGGAGCATAAATGGAGAGTTTTGATTATTATGAGATTTTAGAGATTGAGCGCACAGGAGACAAAGAAATCATCAAAAAAGCCTATCGCAAAATGGCTCTAAAATACCACCCCGATAGAAATCCAGATGATAAAGCAGCTGAAGAGAAATTTAAGCAAATAAATGAAGCCTATGAAGTGCTAAGCGATGACAACAAACGCGCAATCTATGATAAATACGGCAAGGACGGGCTAGAGCAGCAAGGCTTTGGATTTAGCGGGACGGATTTTAGCTCGATTTTTGATGATTTGGGAAGTATATTTGGACAGGCGTTTGGATTTGGCAGTGGCAGAGGACGAAATAGAAGCGATGAGAAATACAGCCCAGACTTTATAGACCGACTTGACTTGACATTTAAAGAAGCGGTTTTTGGGTGTAAGAAAAAAGTATCCACACACTATAAAAAATCCTGCAAAGCCTGCAATGGCAGTGGAAGCGAGGGAGGCAAAGTCGAGCAATGCAAAGAGTGCGGAGGCAGAGGGCAGGTGTTTAGCAGGCACGGGATTATGGCGATAGGGCAGACTTGCCCTAAATGCAGAGGCGAAGGACAAGTCATCACAAATCCCTGCAAAGAGTGCAAGGGAGAGGGATTCCGCATAGAAAAGCAAGACTTTGACATAGATGTCCCAGCGGGTGTCGATGATGAGATGAGGCTACGCGCTAGTGGCAAAGGCAATGAGCTAAAAAACGGGCGTAGAGGGGATTTGTATCTAGTGATTTATGTCAAAGAAGATGAGCATTTCTTGCGACACGGAAGCGATATTTATATAGAAGTGCCTGTGTTTTTCACACAAATCATCTTAGGAGCGAAAATCCCTATTCCCTCTTTGCGTGGCGAAAATCTAGAGCTAAACCTCCCGCCAAACACCAAAGACAAAGAGCAGTTTATGTTCGCAGGAGAGGGGATAAAAGAAGTAAACTCATCACGCAAAGGCAGGCTAATCGCCCAAGTCAAAATCACCTACCCCACCTCGCTAAATAGCGAACAAAAAGAGCTAGTAGAAAAACTACATTCTAGCTTTGGAATCGCCAGTGAACCATATAGCAATGTATTTGAAGAAGCGATAAACAAAATCAAAGGGTGGTTTAGCGACAAAAAAAGCTAAGTTTATTACAAGGCTAATTTTTGTCATAAATCTAGTTTGCCATATTTAACCGTAAGCAGAGTTTCTTTAGTAATCTGCATTCTATTCTTGCCGTCATTGCGAGCAAATCATAAGACTTGCGTGGCAATCCATAAACAAAAATCAAATAAAGATATTTCACTTTTGCTTGCACTTCACTCACAAGAAGGGCACTTCGGTTTGTGCCAAACCTCAAGTATATCTAGTTTTTGTGCTTGCTAATGTGCTTTACACCCGCTAGTTTTCATATTTGCTAGCTTTTGCGCTCGCTAATACTCTATACCTATTTCTAGCAGTCTTTCACGCAAAAGTCGCATTTGGATATTTTTGTCAAAGCACCATTTTGGCGCAAGCAGGCTATCTATATGCGCCCCAGCACTTATCCGCTCAATGATAATCTCACTAGGGATAAGCGCGATAGAGTGCACGACTAGCTCTATATATGAGTCCAAATCGATGGGTTCATACTTCCCCGCTTCATACATTTTTGCTAGCTGTGTGCCAGCTATGACATAGAGCGGGTGGATTTTTAGTGCGTCTATTCCCCATTTTAGGGTGGTTTCTAGGGAGGTTAGCATCATTTCTTTGTCCTCATTTGGTAGTCCATAGATGAGATGAGCGCAGACTTTTATGCCTTTTTTGCGAGTGCGTGTAAATAGCTCTTGCACGCCCTCTATGCTATGAGCGCGATTTATGAGCTTTAGTGTGTGCTCTGATACGGTTTGGACTCCATACTCTAGCCATATTTCTTTGCCATTTTTTACATACTCGCCCAATATCTCTAGCACACTATTTTCTACGCAATCTACGCGCGTGCCGATGTTTAGCCCCACTACACCATCAAAGCTAAGTGCCTTATCCCATAGTGCCTTTAGCGTGCGCGGGTGGGCATAAGTGTTGCTAAAAGATTGGAAATACACCATATATTTTTGCACGCCAAACTTGCGCTTGTGAAACTCCGCGTGCCACAAAAACTGCTCCTCTAGCTCCTCTAGCTGTGTCTTTAGCAGTGGGTTTGATTCTAGTGCGAAGTGCATTGTTGTGGGTGGGATTTTGGTTTGAGTAAGACTTGCAGTGGGTTTTGTGGTGGATTTGTGAGTGGGATTTTGCACTTTTATGAAGCTAGGTGAAAAGCTCGCATTATCACAATAAATGCACCCACCTTTTGACTTGCTACCATCGATATTTGGGCAAGTAAAGCCAGATAGAGATATAGGAATCTTTCTCACTCGCTCGCCAAATCTGCTCTTAAAATACCTCCCGATAGTTAGTAGCTCGCGTGTGGGTATCAAGGGCTTTATTGCATTTGACATTTTTGCGCTTCCTTAAGTTGGGTTTTTAAGCCGTGATTTTGGCATAAAGACACACAAAAATGCAAGAAAATAAATGAAAAATGAGTAAAAAGAGGAGTTTGAGTAGTGGCGTGTAGGCGTGCAAGTAAGCGGGGCGTAAGTGTAAATGTGCAAGTATAAAGCGCAAGCGCGTAGTTATTTTGTGATATTTAAGGTTTGAAACCAAAATATCTCTACTTGATTTTGCTTTGGATACTTGGCTACGCTTAAGATAACAAATACTAGATTTTGCCTACTCTTTTTCTGTTGTCATATTGAGGACAAGCGAAATATCTCAAAGAATTATATGAGATTACAAAAAGCATAGAAAAAGGCATAGATTTGTAAAATCTATTTGGAACCCTTTTTTGAGATACTTCGGGCTTAAATCCCCTAAGTATGACAATACTTTCCGTCATTGCGAGAGAGTGAACGAAGTGAATTCTCTCGCAATCTATTGTCCGCACTAATGGTGCTTCATTTTGGATTGCCACGATTTTGCTACCGCAAAACAAACGAAGTGAAGTTTCTTTAGTAAAATCTCGCAATGACGGTGTGGCGTATGAATTACTAAAGAAACTTCGGCTTTGCCTTGTTTTACTAAAAAAGCCAAAGGTTTTCTTAGTAAATCCGCAATGTTTTCTAAATAAAATCTGCTTGAGCTTATTGCTAAGCTTCTACCCTATTTTTGCATTTCAAGCATTCCAAAAACTCGCCACTTTTTAGGGATTTTTCGCCCATTATGTTGCCGCATTTTTGACACTTGGTGTTTGTAGGCTTTAGTGGGGAGGTAAATTTGCATTTTGGGTAGTTTTTGCAACCATAAAAAGCACCTCTTCTCCCCATTCGTTGCACGATAGATTCTTTGCCACATTCTGGGCAGGCTATGCCCTCTAGTGCGATTGCTTCCTTTTTTTCGCCCAATGACTTAGCGTTTTTGCACGCTGGATAGCCACTACACGCTAGAAACTCCCCTCTTTTGCTCATCTTTTTTACCATTGGTTTGCCACATTTCTCACACACACCGTTTGCTTCGCTTACCTCACCGCTAGCACTTCCCAAGTCGCTAGATTCTCTTTTTATGTATTTGCATTTTGGATAGCCACTACACCCTACAAATTCGCCATACCGTGATTTTCGCACGATGAGTTCTTTGCCACATTGTGGGCAGGATTCTCCTGTGGGTTTGGCTAGCTTTTGGCTTGCGATATTTGTTTTGCCCTGCTCAATTTTGGCGATAAAAGGCTCATAGAAATCCCACAGCACTTCTTGCCACGAAGCATTTTTTAGCGCGATAGAATCTAGCTTTTCTTCCATTCCCGCGCTAAAAGCACTATCTACGATTTCATTAAAATGCGCTTCTAGTAACTCTATCACGCTAAACGCACTATCTTGGGGGATAAGTGCGCGATTTTGTATAGATATGTATTCTCGATTTACAAGCAGGCTGACTGTGGGCGCATAAGTGCTAGGACGCCCTATACCAAGTGATTCTAGCGTTTTGATAAGGCTTGCCTCGCTATATCGTGCAGGTGGCTCAGTGGTGTGCTTGCTAGCAGCGATTTTACTTGGGGTTATATCCTCTCCTTGCTTCAAATCTGGCAAAAGTTTGTCTTTATCCTCATTGCCTAGTATTTTGTAAAATCCATCAAAAATTAGCTTCCTACCATTTGCGCGAAATTCACTAACTTCACTTGGGCTAGTCTTTGTCGCAAAGCTAACGGTTTGGGTTTCATAGAGTGCGTCTTCGCTTTGGGAGGCTAAAAAGCGATTGTAAATGAGGGTGTAGAGCTTTAGTTCATCGGGTTTTAGATAGCCTTTGGCGATTTGTGGAGTAAAATCAATATTTGTAGGTCGTATCGCTTCGTGGGCTTCTTGCGCACCTTTGGATTTGCTTGTGTATATTTTGGGTTTTTGTGGGACATATTTATCCCCATAGACTTTTGCTAAGTGCGCTCTAGCAGCTTGTGTGGCTTCTTTTGCGATATTTAGACTATCTGTCCGCATATATGTGATGACACCCATCGTGCCTTTGTCTGTTTGGACACCCTCATATAATCTTTGGGCGATACTCATCGTGCGTGTAGGAGAGTAGCTTAGCCCCGAAGAAGCAGCTTGCTGAAGTGTAGAAGTCATAAACGGTGGCGGAGTGGATACTTTCTTTTCTTTGTGCGTGATTTGGGCTATGGTGTAGCTTGAGCTTTTTAGGTGCTCTAGCATTTCATCTGCCTTGCTTTGAGAGCTAATATCTAGTTTTTGGAGTTTTTTGCCTTTGTATATGACTAGCTCGGATTCTACATTATCAAACACCGCGCTAATAGTGAAAAAATCCTGTGGGATAAATGCGCGGATTTCGCGCTCTTTATCCACGATGATTTTTAGTGCGGCGGATTGGACACGCCCTGCGGATAGTCCTTTTGAGATTTTGCTAGAAATAAGCCCGCTTAGCTTAAATCCTACGATTCTATCAAGCAATCGCCTTGCTTGCTGGGCATTTACTTTATCCATATCGATTTCTCGCGGGCTAGCTAGGGCGTTACTTATTGCTGTTTTTGTGATTTCGTGAAATACGATTCTAGGGTAGCTAGATAGTGGCTTGCTAGAATCAAGTGCTTGAGTAATATGATAGCCTATGGCTTCACCCTCTCTATCCTCATCGGTAGCGATATAGGTGGTTTTTGCATTTTTGGCAAGGGCTTTTATCTGCGCTATCGTGTCTTTGTGTCCCTCATCTATGGTGTATTGTGGCGTGAAGTGTTTGTTTTCTATTTTGATTCCAAATGAGAACTTTGGCAAATCGCGGATATGCCCCTTTGAAGCGATGACTTCATAGCCCTGCCCTAGAAAATTTTTGATAGTTTTTGCCTTTGCTGGAGATTCTACTATGATTAGATTTTGGGTGGATTTTGGAGATTTTGTCGAAGTTTTGGTGGCTGTTTTAGTGCTAGATTCTGCTATTGTTTTGGTGGTTTTTTTAGAGGAGGTTGTGGAGGTTGATTTTGTAGAAGTTTTTTTGACTAGATTTTTTTGATTTTGCATTTTTAAGTCTCCGTGTGTAGTATTTGGCAAAGCCTGCATTAAAACTGCATTTCTATCCGCAAATCTCTTAAATCTTTTTAAGCAAAAACTTCTTTGTAGATTTCCCATAGATTAAGACAGGCTTTTAGTTTGGGCTAGCATTATAGCAAGATTTTGACAAAATAGACAAAATAATATCATTTGCCTTTTTGTAGCAAAATCACGCAAACAAACAACACACAAAAAACCACCAAGAAAAATTATCAAACTTTTGATATAATGCGGATTTTGCCAAAATCTTTGGCATTTTTGCTTTGGCATTTTTTTGCAATTTTTTACACAAATTTACTTCGACAAAGGACAACTTATGGCAGAATCCACAAAAACTAGCACAAAAAGCCCTAGACTTCAAGCGGGCGATAGCGCACCTGATTTTAGCTTGCCAAACGCACAAGGCGTAAAAGTTAGCTTGCAAGATTTTGGTAGCAAAATCATTGTGCTATATTTTTATCCCAAAGACAACACTTCAGGCTGCACCATACAAGCCCAAGATTTTAGCAATCTTTTAAGCGATTTTCTTGCCAAAAACGCCGTAGTAATCGGCATAAGCCCTGATAGCACAAAATCTCATCAAAATTTCATCGACAAATATAGCCTAGCTCATATCCTCCTAAGCGATGGCGATAAAAGTGTGGCTAGCTCTTACTTTGCCTATGGCAAAAAAATGATGTATGGCAAAGAAGTGCAAGGGATTATCCGCTCAACCTTTGTCGTGCAAAATGGCAAAATCCTCCACGCACTCTATAATGTCAAAGCAAAAGGACACGCACAAGCCGTGCTAGAGCTACTCTAGTATAGTTGCAAGATTTTGCAAGATAGCATAAAAAACCACGCCTAAAAACACCAAACAAACAAGCACAAAAATCTACAAAACTTAAGGAAGCAAAATGGATTCTAGCGTGATTTCGCCAAAAGGGCTAAAACTAGCCGTGTTTGACTTTGACTCTACGCTAATGGATGGCGAAACCATAGATGAGCTAGCAAAAGATTTTGGTGTGGGAAATGAAGTGAGTGCTATAACACATCGTGCAATGTCTGGCGAGCTAGATTTTTTTGAGAGCTTGCAAAAGCGAGTGGAATTTTTGCGCGGAATGAGTGAATCTAGGGCAAAAGAGATATGTGAGAATCTACCTTTGATGAATGGCGCAAAAAAATGCGTGCAATCACTAAAAAAGCGTGGAATCATCGTAGTGTGCTTTAGTGGTGGGTTTAGCCTTGCGACTAGACATTTTGCCAAAGTTCTTGGACTAGAGGCGGATTTTAGCAATATATTGCACGCGAAAAATGGCTATTTAAGCGGGCAAGTGGGAGGGGAAATGATGTTTAGCGATTCTAAGGGCATAATGCTAAAAAAAGTCCAAAATCTACTAAGAATAGATGAATCTAGCACTATGGTGGTAGGCGATGGGGCAAATGACATAAGTATGTTTGCTTATGCTGGTGTAAGGGTGGCTTTTTGTGCCAAAGAAGTGCTAAAAAAAAGCGCGAATGTTGTGATTGAAAATCGTGATTTAGTAGAGATTTTAGAGCATATTTAGACAAAGCGCGAGAATAAGCATCATAAGATTTTAGGAAGTTTTATGGGAGATTTTAGCGAAAACTTTGGCGCAAATTTTAATCAAAATTTTAGCCAAAGTTTTAATGCGGATTCTATGCCGTTTTTAGAAGCGATGATAAAATCCCAAGAAGAGATTTTACCTTTTGATTTGCTAGGACGAAGTTTGTCATATAATCCATACCCACCGCGTTTTAGAGAGATTTTCCCCACGCTATCGCTTTCAAAATCGCCTGAAAAATCGCCCAC
This genomic stretch from Helicobacter macacae MIT 99-5501 harbors:
- a CDS encoding transaldolase family protein → MSSKELKDFSLWCDFVEREFLECEFGRLLEQGKFVGATSNPSIFASAIGTSGAYKDDLEKLKGKNAKEKYEKLAIADIALAADKLEPLYRANKDCGFISIEIDPMLCDDVSASVSEGRRLYESIGKENVMIKVPATQAGYAIMGELAKAGIHINATLIFSQEQARQCATVLNENLRDEARGVISVFVSRFDSVVDTSSQAHLIKSCFVDSFAHLLDSGESSAKSSADFAPCPALGALNAFACYDEIEQVANPHIRTLFASTGAKLEGLPKDYYITNLVAPHCVNTAPLATIEAFWERANSANGVERIFRWQSEQGSGQGSKQVGEQGKKALESIAKLNLGGKTLSQIQNALLSNGLQAFKDAFLQMLKGLENR
- the dnaJ gene encoding molecular chaperone DnaJ — protein: MESFDYYEILEIERTGDKEIIKKAYRKMALKYHPDRNPDDKAAEEKFKQINEAYEVLSDDNKRAIYDKYGKDGLEQQGFGFSGTDFSSIFDDLGSIFGQAFGFGSGRGRNRSDEKYSPDFIDRLDLTFKEAVFGCKKKVSTHYKKSCKACNGSGSEGGKVEQCKECGGRGQVFSRHGIMAIGQTCPKCRGEGQVITNPCKECKGEGFRIEKQDFDIDVPAGVDDEMRLRASGKGNELKNGRRGDLYLVIYVKEDEHFLRHGSDIYIEVPVFFTQIILGAKIPIPSLRGENLELNLPPNTKDKEQFMFAGEGIKEVNSSRKGRLIAQVKITYPTSLNSEQKELVEKLHSSFGIASEPYSNVFEEAINKIKGWFSDKKS
- the topA gene encoding type I DNA topoisomerase translates to MQNQKNLVKKTSTKSTSTTSSKKTTKTIAESSTKTATKTSTKSPKSTQNLIIVESPAKAKTIKNFLGQGYEVIASKGHIRDLPKFSFGIKIENKHFTPQYTIDEGHKDTIAQIKALAKNAKTTYIATDEDREGEAIGYHITQALDSSKPLSSYPRIVFHEITKTAISNALASPREIDMDKVNAQQARRLLDRIVGFKLSGLISSKISKGLSAGRVQSAALKIIVDKEREIRAFIPQDFFTISAVFDNVESELVIYKGKKLQKLDISSQSKADEMLEHLKSSSYTIAQITHKEKKVSTPPPFMTSTLQQAASSGLSYSPTRTMSIAQRLYEGVQTDKGTMGVITYMRTDSLNIAKEATQAARAHLAKVYGDKYVPQKPKIYTSKSKGAQEAHEAIRPTNIDFTPQIAKGYLKPDELKLYTLIYNRFLASQSEDALYETQTVSFATKTSPSEVSEFRANGRKLIFDGFYKILGNEDKDKLLPDLKQGEDITPSKIAASKHTTEPPARYSEASLIKTLESLGIGRPSTYAPTVSLLVNREYISIQNRALIPQDSAFSVIELLEAHFNEIVDSAFSAGMEEKLDSIALKNASWQEVLWDFYEPFIAKIEQGKTNIASQKLAKPTGESCPQCGKELIVRKSRYGEFVGCSGYPKCKYIKRESSDLGSASGEVSEANGVCEKCGKPMVKKMSKRGEFLACSGYPACKNAKSLGEKKEAIALEGIACPECGKESIVQRMGRRGAFYGCKNYPKCKFTSPLKPTNTKCQKCGNIMGEKSLKSGEFLECLKCKNRVEA
- a CDS encoding TIGR01212 family radical SAM protein (This family includes YhcC from E. coli K-12, an uncharacterized radical SAM protein.) is translated as MSNAIKPLIPTRELLTIGRYFKSRFGERVRKIPISLSGFTCPNIDGSKSKGGCIYCDNASFSPSFIKVQNPTHKSTTKPTASLTQTKIPPTTMHFALESNPLLKTQLEELEEQFLWHAEFHKRKFGVQKYMVYFQSFSNTYAHPRTLKALWDKALSFDGVVGLNIGTRVDCVENSVLEILGEYVKNGKEIWLEYGVQTVSEHTLKLINRAHSIEGVQELFTRTRKKGIKVCAHLIYGLPNEDKEMMLTSLETTLKWGIDALKIHPLYVIAGTQLAKMYEAGKYEPIDLDSYIELVVHSIALIPSEIIIERISAGAHIDSLLAPKWCFDKNIQMRLLRERLLEIGIEY
- the serB gene encoding phosphoserine phosphatase SerB; the protein is MDSSVISPKGLKLAVFDFDSTLMDGETIDELAKDFGVGNEVSAITHRAMSGELDFFESLQKRVEFLRGMSESRAKEICENLPLMNGAKKCVQSLKKRGIIVVCFSGGFSLATRHFAKVLGLEADFSNILHAKNGYLSGQVGGEMMFSDSKGIMLKKVQNLLRIDESSTMVVGDGANDISMFAYAGVRVAFCAKEVLKKSANVVIENRDLVEILEHI
- a CDS encoding peroxiredoxin is translated as MAESTKTSTKSPRLQAGDSAPDFSLPNAQGVKVSLQDFGSKIIVLYFYPKDNTSGCTIQAQDFSNLLSDFLAKNAVVIGISPDSTKSHQNFIDKYSLAHILLSDGDKSVASSYFAYGKKMMYGKEVQGIIRSTFVVQNGKILHALYNVKAKGHAQAVLELL